The Cygnus olor isolate bCygOlo1 chromosome 10, bCygOlo1.pri.v2, whole genome shotgun sequence genomic interval TGTAATAGTATCCTATACTGTAGTGTACTGACTTGCAACTCTTTCTAGGTATATAACATAACAAAAAACTTTCCATAGCTCAAACAGTATATATTACTTTTCTGTGGGTtactttaagcattttttttctactttgaagCAGAATATATCTTACTGGTATTATCTATGCAGCGGGATGGTCTTAAAAAAGTCTGGAATGCCACTGTTTGTGCCTGTTCTAGTTGATGAGCAATTCTAATTAAACagtgttacatttttaatgccTTCTAAAGTATAGGTAAAACTTAAATACTGATGGTTGAGAGTTATATTAATGCACATCCTAAGATCACTGAAGAGAGGTTGTTCATTGCCTATATTATTAAACAACTAAAATCTCCTTTTTGAAAGACTCGTTACAGTCAAGGTACAAGCTCAGGAATAAGCATTATATCTTGGCAAAACACTGGAAACAAATATTAAGAAGATTTGAAACTCCAAGTTTGTGAGTTTCCTGTCCATCTAGATATTGAAAGAAAcaacatctgtatttctggaagATGTGCAGGAACcttctgaaagtgtttttgtaaTCTTACCCccatatatttttctctaataTGTCTGTTTTCTACTGCTGTCAAAATAGTAGAATAATAGTAGAATGTCTAGCTGGACGGATTTTTGCCATTATCCACATGTTCCTGTTGAGCATGATGTTGAACTGATATAATCACTTTGCAAGCTGAATCACTTTAGAACATACAAACTTTTTTCAGGtcacttttcttctgcttagaCTGCCAACCGGCAGATGAGTCCATCATTAACTCAGGTTATATATCAGGCTGCTACTAAATGCTGACATGAGTGTACTTTGCTACCAGTATTATGGTTTTTACTACACCAGTAATGGCATATTTATGTACACTGAAATCCTGTATCTCTATTTTATATAGATGTATCTTAAATACTCCAAACTATCCAGCTGTTCTGAAATGGACACAAGTACCCCACAAGTAAGCAAAAGTTCCCATATATACTCATTAACAGTGATGTTTTCACTGAAGGTAAGGATAAAAgtagttgttttcttcttcacgATCTTCTTCAGTTTCTTGATCATGTGTTTCATGATCATCTTCAGTTTCATCGTATTCTTCTGGTGTTAATAATCGGCGAAACACTGGTGTTCTTAGTTGAGTTGACTTGTTGACGTTACCGTTTTGTTCACCATAATAAATGGTTCTAATGTGAGGGAAGCAGAAGAAGGCATACGTGCTCATTGGAGTTGTTAGTTTATTTTGGTCCACCCGTATATACGTTAATTGTTTGGTGTTCATTGGATCAATAGATGGACACATCAAAGTAACATTTAGCActgtaagagagaaaaatattcattaaaatacagaaaatagttATATTTAAGAACAATTACAAAATTGAAATTTTGgagtttaaaatggaaaatattttttgttttgcatattatCAAAGTTgtcctttgtttttaatcagttttttaaattacagtgatAACTCTTTTGGAATTTGCAAAATGTAAGGTTGTGGGgtaaaaagtgtgtgtgtgtgtatatatatataaaatctgtaATTACTAGTTTATAttaatggaatatttttgtgtttccttctccctgtatgtgatttttattaacTGTCTTATCAGAAGCAAGTTTCAAAGTTATCTTAGctaattatatgaaaaaaattacagaatatttacaaaatatctgCATTGAAATTATAGGAACGGTGGAAAAATGAAATCCCCTCTAGTTTACCATTGGTAGGTCCCAGCTAACCAAAGATGTGTTTACATTCCAGCTTGAAGATGATGGGTTGATATTCTTTCTACACTGTAAGCTAAAAGCTGCATAGAACCACTTGCTCCTGAGAGGTACATTGTATATGAACTTTGGGTCAAGGCCACGTGAACTCATTAGACGTGAACTCATTAGTTCAGAACACCAATGGCTCAAGCTCATCTGTCTGCAAAGAGGAGTATCACAGTACCTCTtgaaaaacatgtaaatttAGCTGACTACTGGATTCTGTGCTTGGTTTATAAGTGACCTGAGAGCTGTAAAGTGGCAGGTCCTCAAAACCAAGAACACAACAAAAGTGGTGGGTTTGATCTAGGTTAAAAGTGCTCAGTTCTGGATGATAAAGTATGCTGATCCCACTCTTCACAACCAACCCCAAAATCCActacattttttgcttttcaggaaTTACATCAACATACTTTCAATGTCATTGTCTTCAATATACAAATGCTGCAGACTTCTTGGAATGTAGAATAATTGTTTCAATTTGTTATGTCCAAGATTAAGTTCTAAAAGGTTAGGTAGATTAAAGGTGTTGTATGGAACGTTCTGCAGGTTGTTGTGGGACATTCTTAGAGCAATGATTTTTGGAAGTCTGCTGAAATAGTTTTCTGGAATATATGAAATCGAGTTATTTTCAAGAGAGAGATACATAAGTGATGATGGTAGATCAGGAGGCATAGTCTCTAATTTGTTGTTGCATAAGTTGATTTGCATTAAATTTTTCATGACTGAAAAGCGTTTTCCTTTGAGTACGGAGTCATCAAGAAAGTTATTGCAAAGGTCAAGCATGGTTATGTTTGGTAATCCTTCCAATGCATTTCCGGATAACTGAGAAATCTTATTGAAACCAAGGAGGAGTCGCTCAAGAGAGCTTGGGAGTGGGAATGGAAATTCTTCTAATTCATTATGCTGTAAATGAAGCTGCACTAAATTTGACAGTTTGGCAAAAACACCATGGTCAATCATATGAAACTTAATTTTGTTGTGGCTGAGattaatttctcttaaaatggtAACATTAGTGAACGGTCCTGCAGGTACAGCTTCAATATCATTGTTTTGCAGGTAGAGTTGTTGGATGTGAGCAGGGATATTTGGTATCATCTTAAGTTTACGGTGATCACAGTACATTGATAGTGGAAAAGCTGGTGGACAAAAGCATTCTCTGGCACACTCGACTGGTGTAGGAAAGCGGGGAACTTCAGCTTGTGGACTTGGATTAAAATAATAGGAATGCTGATGATCCGGCTCCTCATCATATTCATCCCCAAAATCATAGTCTTCATATTGACAAAAGACCATAGCAGTCCAGAGGAGGTAAATGATCGATAGCTGGCTCAGAATCCCCATATTTAGAACTGTATGTTGTACTCTGttgatgagaaggaaaaaataagtttaccAGATAATCGTAAGCTAAATCACATACAAGCTTATCGGTTTTAAGAAGCAGCAGTATTAAACTAATGTAAATAAGcagaataatgtattttcttgggAGCACTGTCAGTGGCACTAGTagctgtactgggtctggctgggatggactTGCCTCTCCCTGCAGGCCCATACGGCGCTGTGGTCTGCGCCTGCAGCTAGAACAGCCCTGGTTTCACACCCGTGTTTGGTCTCCCAATGGGCAGTGCTGACACAGCAGCAAGACCCTCTCCGACCCCCCCCGAAagccagtaggctgggggtgggcaagaggtgggcagctgacctaaacccACCGAAGGGATATGCCATATACGAGGTCACACTCAGCAAtgaaaggtgggaaaggggaagaagtgGGGGGAGGTCTCTCATTATGAAGACATCCATCTTCCCAAACAACCACTAcatgtattgaggccctgcttcctgggatgTGGCCAAACATCACTTGTTGATGGGCAGTAGAGAATaacatttctctttgtgcttctgcacagcctttgcttgctttttctcttttccgtttccctttaattaaattacccTTATCACAAcctgtgagcttttttttttctttttcctttccagcatactttttccccccctcttcttctcgggggggggggggggggggggggggggggggggggggggcggtgggtgggagtggttgtggtggagttcagctgcccagcagggtaaaaccaccacagcagcaaaagcaattttaattcaGATCTTCCAAGAAACtgccataaataaatatagtgGCCTTGAAGTAAACATAAGTTTTCATTGAATTTGCATAAGGAAGAACTTTCTACCTGTGCTGTGTCTTTTACTGAGGGGTACCATAACATCTGTGAGAAGtagcaggaaaaataatcccAGTCTTCATTCTTCTCTGTCATACATTAAAATAAGTTGCAAAAGAAACACACGTGAAATGGTACAGACTGGTGTTTGTATTAGACATCTTAGATGCTGCGTTCTTTCCAGTTTAACGGGTTAAACATCAACCTTAGAAATCAGCTTTAAATGGGTGCAGATGAAATTCCCatggaatatttatttctcagacCTTTGAAAAAACCTGTGTAACcttattaaattatttgaagatGAAAACAACTGATACTTAAAATGTTAGTTCTCTCACTAGGAACTTGCACAGCACAAAAGTTGTGTTGGAGATGGACACACTTTGAGCAGCAGGCTATCTCCAAACATCACTTCCAAACAACATTTCTATGATATCAAAGAGACAAGATTCACAGatgctcattttctgtttcatactGCTGATTCCCAAAGCATGATGTATTCAATGAATTGAAGGAGAGAGGGAGTCTTAAGAAAAGTTGTAACAAAACTCTGAAGTTGCATACTTTCTCCTGATCCTCCTGTGTTGCATACAAGATAGTGTGCAACGATGGGTGGTTGTTATCAATTGTGGTATTGTCTAACTCAAATTTCTGACTTTGCATCAGTTGTATTGTAATGCTCCTTTAACGAAGTATCAATAActcattaaatttaaaaacagggTTGGGTAGAGTCAGTTGTTGAGAACCACACTGTATGTAGGTCCTTGGCAAAGCCAGGGTCTCCATATCTCCATAGCATTGTCAGACATATCTGAGCTAATAAAAGTAGCAGGAATGTCTACGTGAGACCCAGCCCACCCCTACATGCATGATATAAATGCGCAGTGCTGACAAACCGTGCAGACACTTGCTGGGTCAGGGAAGCAATACTGTGCTTCAGGAGGAATTAATAGCTTTTGAGATTTAAGGCAGTAGTATATTGGAAGAATACCTTTATGCCGTATTTCTAACTCTCAGTCAGAGCTGCTGGTGTCTACCTATATAAATTCTGTCAGTATtgtgacttgatttttttcttgaacgGATGCAATCTGTTCCTCCATCCTGTTTCATGTTCTTGGTTGTGTTGTGATTCCTATTACACCCTTGCTCCTGTTTTCCTGTCCAGAAACTTAGCTTCATCTTCTGGTTCTAGCCTCTCAGCACTTCTGCTTGGTGTCACAAAGTTTGTGATTATTGTGGCCCTGAGAATAGAAATTATTAGTCCTTAGAAACCAGGAGGAATAACTGTGCAAAGTCTTGCACTGTTTGAAGAAAAAGCTTGCTTAGGCATTCACACAATTCAGTTGTCAGGTGGACAAGGTAAAGGGAAGAACTATAATCACCACATGTCCAATCAGAAGTAATAGGTATCAAGTCTCTTGCAAAGTCTCTTGTGTTACAGAGGGAGAGGAGCTTGTATTTTGTGGGGTTTTTATACCTTTGCTGTAGCTGAGTGCATATTTGTTAGAATGTTAATCCCCTTACAAGCTTGCAGTTCACGTCTCATAGCACTGAGATACTAATCCTTCTTCGTGACTTTTTTCTAAGAATCCACTatcttgaaaacaaagaattatGTCAGCTGAAACTTGGTAATGGGGGAAGCAAGTCAGATGCACACAACATGACAAACTGCATACTTacaaagctgaaagaaaatagaaaatcatACAAGCATGATTGTCTGctatctgtaaaaaaaatcaaagcttagTAACTGTATTTACAAGCAGTTACTAGCTGAAATCTAAAACTTATATAACATGCATGACTCACTCCTAACTGCAAAAATAACACAATTGGttcttttgttcctgtttaCCAAGAAAACTTACTCTTTGGAAGTCTGGGAAGCTCAAGTTGTAGAGGGGAGCAACTTAGTGTGCTGGTGAAATCATCTGAGCAATAACCTAACACAGCTGGAGGAACAAAAGATGTCTCTAAGCCATATTTTGTGGTGAGGAGCCTTGTGGgaaggcaaagcaaaataatagcCTTAGCCCCTCTTCTGATTggccagtaaaaaaaaaaaaattgtgccaCATCATCAGCTATTGTTGATGTTATGTCACAAGTCTGGGAAGAGATTTATCCTTTTGTTAGAATCCCTTCAAAAGTATTTACAAGACTTTTTTAGTGTTATCagttcacttgaaaaaaataaaataagacttcaaaaatatttcagaggttGTTAGTTCATTTTGTGGTTTCAGCTATGCTCATTCAGTTATCCAAAGGATTTGTCCTCTGGAGGATGAAGttaagaaacagtaaaaaaaaaaaaaaaaaaaaaagtaaccttaTTAAATTGAGGGAAAGTGTGTGCTCTACAGGAGGTCCTGATAAGTATCTTCAATTCTACACTTTTTGTTTCCTCCATAATCTCTTTGCTGTTTGGTTCCTGCAAAATACTTGTGCTACACAGTGGCTTTAACATgtagtgttttaaaattacagttcaTGAATCACAGTAAGTTTCCAACATGTTTTTGGTGAACAGAGAATATAAATTTTTGTATGAAACAGATAAGTATTACATGAGATATAAGCTGTTGTTACTGAACAGATGACTATTTCTCATAGCTTTTAAAGTGGATAAAAAAAGGTATCGTTATCTACTTTTGCTGCTATATGGTACTTGGAAAACAACTGTGagatatgcaaaaaaaaaatagaaggtgCAAGTTTTTTGTTGTCAAAGTTGAGATACTGTTCTGGATTAATTGAAGGATTTGTCAGAAAACTCTAAGGAAGCATTTAATTATGCTTTTGCATTGGTAAAACAGTTGCATTGTTTCTAAATCTATTCACAAAGAAATAGCTGATTCTTTAAAAAGCCTTAGTGCCTTGGAAGTATTATAttcaagaaaatattgcaacagtaaattttatttcttttctggcttCAAGCTTCCCAAAACCAATGATCTTTTTgactttttcaagtttttctctGTAGCATTGTGGACTAGAACATTGTTAAAGAAGAAAGTCATGCATGATTTTAACATTTGGAATATAAAGAAAAGCACCAGAAATCATGAGCAAATAATGTTGTAGGAGTTGGCAACGCTGGAACTAAAATGAAATCCGTGTATTTATATAGAGAATATAGAACTGCAAAGGATAggttgaaagaataaaaataaaaattacatggTCCTCTATGTACTTTacagtaaataattaaataccTACACAGTACCATTAAACCTAATACTAAACAACAAAAGTAATTGATTTTTTCAGTAATTGCAATATATTCGTAATGATgaatcagaaaaatacattgagTTTTAATGCCAGCTAGTTAAGTGTTACTTGCTGGTAcaaagtttgttgttgttttttgttgttgttttgaaatgGAAGACAAGAATGTAGTGCAGTTTGGAAGCTTTGTTATATTAACAGTTCCAAATAAAGCacatgcaaaaattaaaactattttctctAAAGATAAAAGTTGgatcaaattaaaattttaatttcataccTGATGTTTTTCTATAGTTTTCAACTACTGATTGGGTCCCGAATCCTCTTAAGCTATCAGAAGACTTAAAATCTTgttatgcatttaaaaatccatGGTGGCAAAGGAAAAGAGTCTGtccttttgaaaactgtagCAAAACTCTTGCTTTAAAGCATATATAGTTGGAGAAGATGAGGTCTAGCCATGGGATATATAAAGACTCAGTTACTTTTTTGTTGCATGAGCTGTCTTGGATGTAAACAAATCTCTACTTTGTGATCTTGGTCAATCTGTGTGGTTTGGTCATCTCTTAGTTTTTTGGTTTAAATTGTGGTAGGAATTTCCTTACAGGGAGGATAATGAAAGGATTAAATTTAACATCCTACACGTAAGACTTCTTGTTTCAAAGGCTGCGACAAATCTTTAAAGTAACTTTGCTGGGATGGAtcgtttttttaaaaattaaaatgtttgaagttTTACCATTTTCATTAATTGCATTCAGTTAATGAGAATAGTTAACATTTTCAACTTTGGTTCTGAACTGAAGGCTTAAGAAAGAAGACTGTTCTAATAGGCAGTAGTTTTAGGTTTGCTTAACTAATTgtataaatgtaaatttaaaaactgtttattttaaatttcaaaattctAGGCAAAATTTTTCCAGAATAAGTAGAGAAGATAATGACTGTCACTGAGGTGGCATAATTCACAAATGGGATTAGCCCTGAcataagatggaaaaaaattatattgcaTAGCTTTTTCCTTATCAACAGTTTGCTTTAGAAGactttggggtttgggggggctttttttccctctcctccaaaAAGTGTGATTCTCCATATGAagtacagaaaaagtaaaaataatgtgcATGTTGTTCATCGAGGCTCAAAGGAAGTCAAATGACACTAAGCTGTGTAGAATAGTGCTACTGAGAACTCTTTGGAAGCTAGAACTAGAATAACTTGCTAGAACTAGAAAGGTCTTCAGCCAAGGGCTGGCCCTGGCATCAGAATTCTGTAGAAAAGCCTCATGCTCAAAATTCTAAAATCTTCACTTGGCAATTTGAAAGAAATCTATATTTTAGGTAAGAATTGGTAATGGTTTGTTATTCTAGATGTTTGCAcggtagaaaagaaaatgcacgATCAAATATAATGAGGAAATTTGAATGTTGTAATTTGCTTCTTTATAAAGCCTGTGGGtttttgaagaaagaagcaaCCTCAGGCATGTATCATCTATGCTGGGCTGCACTTCAAAGTCAGACTGtaggcacagaaagaaaatacagatataaaacTCTGCATCTTAATTTCTAGTTCTTCACTGGCAATCCACAGATGCTGTCAGCAGACCACTAGCAGTCTGTAAGGCTCTCATATGTGATCTGCAAAGGCACTTCTTACTTGTTTTTGCTGTCAGTAATAGTAACCAACTATCATGATGGCAGTGGCTGAAGGGTTTATTTATCATGTGCCATGGTGAGTTGGAAAATTCAGGTACTGAAGCACGGAGCTCTCAGCAACCAAGATGCTGAACCGCTTGTTCTGGCAAGGCCTTCAGCACAGCCTGAGCTTAGAGCACCAGGTAACAACAGCTTTACGGACTTCATGGTCTTTGCTGGAAAGTCATTCTAGGAGCATGTCCCTAtgcaaatatgcatttttaaaggtggTAGAAAAGTGGGCATTGAATCGTATAAACAGTCCTGCAGAGCTGAGATGAGACCTCCAcctccaaaacacaaaaaagctaAAGGAGGACAGAGCTGGGACATGCGTGGGGCCCTACGGTTGCCTCTGACCTGAGCCTTGCTGTGTGGTCTCGACTTATTTCCCATTTTGTAGGTGGTATTACGTGATGAAAACTCTGGCAGCCCTTGTCTTACACGTCTGTTTTACATGTGTTGGTTTGTTTACTAGGAGCTACTATGAAGAGCATGTTGAGCAACTGAGAAtagctgagtttaaaaaaaaaaaagaaaaagctttaactgaaaataactcCTAAGATTTACTAGACTGTAGGTTTTGCATATATTGACTCTTTGAATCTGTCGGGGGAGGagaggttatttttctttgatggattttgttttctgtagcagGGTCATTTAAATTTCTGCTACAGTAACAAGTAATCAAATAATCATTGCTgacaaactattaaaaatagttttaaaacaataaacactgtaaataaactgaagtgttttgtaATAGGGGAAAGTGAGGCACTTGATACATAGGTGAATGAAACATGCAGAGATCTGTGTGTGGTGTAAATCCAAGTTGATAAATCCAACAGAGTGGTACCCTTTGTACGTCCTTATTGCTTCTGGAAGAGTTTATTCAATACTAGTTATCTGAGATAGCATAGTATGCCACTTCTTTTATAATATTATtaactatatatacatatattagtacatctttcagatatttaacAGCTTAGGTGCAACCTTCATGTCTCTAAATAAAACACCAGCAAAGTCTGCAAACTATCATCTTAAAGTGTGAAGTTGACTAGAAACTTGCAGCTCACTGGGAGGGCGTTCTTGGTGGCCACTTTAACCAGCTAACTTTTTTCCTTGAGTCTAGTCCAAAGCAGGTACttctactcatttttttttcaaacaggaCTGCTAACTTTGATGTCCGAAGCTGATGGATACTTAAAAGAGACAATGCAACTTCTACCCTAtcttaataatttatattatttttttcattagcttaTTTTGTTCATTCATAGCTATAAATTTGGTGCATTTTTGTAATGTACTTGAAATGTACATGCAACTTGAGATTGTTCGTAAGGTTGTATTCAGTCTGAAAATCATGTTTATAGCCCCTCCATTATTAGCTTCTTTCTTCAGGCACTTTCTGGCAAGGATAAGAAGTAGTTTTCAAAGTTATTTGCCAAAGAATTCCTGAATGATCATgcataaaaaacattttgcattaaCAGAAATTTCCGGCTTTTATATGATAGAAAGTGCTTCCCATTTACTCTGTTATTTTGAGTTTATGCAAGAATGAAGGtccttatttgtttttacaataGCTGttgaaagtgtttgttttcatcataCATGGATTTGTTCGAACATTTCCAGAACTGCCTGTCCCGCCTTTTGGGGCAGAGGATTTTGCCAGGCAGCCTTTCAGCTCTCTACAGTAGTCTGGAAACTGGAGACCATCCTTAAACTGGATCTCAACTTTTATTATCCCTCTTTTTTCTAAAGATTCTAAAAATTCTCTTGTTTAGCACAAGGCCTTGTAATGCTACTATATGAGTATGCCATCACAGAACAGAATCCCGCACCAAGTAATACTAAAGATGTACCTAGTCCTGCATCCAGTTTTTAATAGCAGCTGatagcagagctgcaggaaagaTTATAAGAACATGACAAGTGAAGAGTTATATTTCTGCAGTacattttctctgcagccagagactGTGACGTGGAACTTCCATAGAAACACTGAGTATTACAACATGTCATTCATCTGTACATGTCCCTGGCTTCATCttataaggaaaaatataatctCTGTGCTCTTCCTTTCATGCAGTTACcctccatttctctctcttttttttttcttttgtggattTTCTTTAAGTAATATTACTCTTTTTTAGGAAAGATACTTTTCCATACATCTATATTCTGGCAGACATACCAAATAAAATTGGCCTTTGATCTATGGCAAGTAATCAAATTAAGTATTTCTTACTGTTTGTATGAATAGTTTGTGAATCACAGCTGCTTCTTGGCAGAGTTGAGACAGTGTCTCACAGTTATTTTACCCAATCACTCTGTGGTAGGAAGTCTTCTGTTGCTTCTATCATTAGCCATTTTGAGATTCTTCAAAGGGCTTATGGCTGCTTCTGGTGAGGACTTGAACATGGTTCACACGTTTTTAGGGTTGGCCATTTGAGAAGAAACAACTTGTTTCTTTGTCTGTCCTAAGCCAACAGTCGTGGTAGCAAGCATTTCAGGTGCTCTAGGCATTAGTTACAGGTCTCCCATGATAATCAAGCAAGTGTCCTTGTACTGAGTGTTATACTGACTGTTGCCTTGCTGTATCACTTCTCAAGAGCGAAGGTAATACATGCGTGTATTTATAGCCCAAACGTAACATTCacaatgctttctgtttttaaaaataaatatacatatatatatagctgaGTTTAGTCTGGGTATGTCATGAAGTCAGTGCTTTGAGGGACTGAGTGAATAGACTGAGCTTCATCAGAACTGAGTCTATACCAGTAGCAGTcttaaaaatcttaatattCTATATGACCGCAAGACAGCTGTCCAAAACTCCCTTCACATCTTTGCCAAGCACTGGACTTACTGCTGAAACTTACTCATAACTCTGGACATTATGACAGCAGACACATTGACATGGCTGTCTAATTGTTTAGAACTGCCAGTGGGTGAACTAGATACAGGATTTACCCACAATGGAATGCGTAAGTGGAAAGGTACTCTTTGGAAAGACAGAAGAGTTGCTTTCTGAAGCAATTGCACTTCTAACAGATGTGTTTTCCATACTCACATATTCTCCTCTTCTCAGGTTCCTATGCACTCTGCCTTTGGGAGGGAACAGTTTAAGTGGGGAAACATGCGTTACCCTGGCTGT includes:
- the OMD gene encoding osteomodulin, yielding MGILSQLSIIYLLWTAMVFCQYEDYDFGDEYDEEPDHQHSYYFNPSPQAEVPRFPTPVECARECFCPPAFPLSMYCDHRKLKMIPNIPAHIQQLYLQNNDIEAVPAGPFTNVTILREINLSHNKIKFHMIDHGVFAKLSNLVQLHLQHNELEEFPFPLPSSLERLLLGFNKISQLSGNALEGLPNITMLDLCNNFLDDSVLKGKRFSVMKNLMQINLCNNKLETMPPDLPSSLMYLSLENNSISYIPENYFSRLPKIIALRMSHNNLQNVPYNTFNLPNLLELNLGHNKLKQLFYIPRSLQHLYIEDNDIEMLNVTLMCPSIDPMNTKQLTYIRVDQNKLTTPMSTYAFFCFPHIRTIYYGEQNGNVNKSTQLRTPVFRRLLTPEEYDETEDDHETHDQETEEDREEENNYFYPYLQ